A region of Pseudoalteromonas aliena SW19 DNA encodes the following proteins:
- a CDS encoding UDP-2,3-diacylglucosamine diphosphatase has translation MSNATNSKKPHYPAIWISDVHLGYKDCKADYLLDFLNSVESDTLYLVGDIIDLWSMKRQFYWHPSHYQVLSCIQQKAASGTRVIYIPGNHDETFRNYIDQTLFGIEVHQQFIHTTKANKRFLLVHGDDFDSATRYNKFISIVGDVGYDFLLFLNRWTNRIRKVFGGNYYSLAAWIKTRVHKAREAITAFEDAAIHEAKKQNVDGIICGHIHHPKIKVDDGIVYCNDGDWIESCTALVEQQDGRIELLHWSDTQTILDSADVTKLATPIVSSVKIKPKKSAA, from the coding sequence ATGAGTAACGCTACAAACAGTAAAAAGCCACACTACCCTGCTATTTGGATATCTGATGTTCATCTGGGATACAAAGACTGTAAAGCCGATTACTTACTTGATTTTTTAAACTCTGTAGAATCTGACACGCTGTACTTGGTGGGTGATATTATTGATTTATGGTCGATGAAACGTCAATTTTATTGGCACCCTTCCCATTATCAAGTATTAAGCTGTATACAGCAAAAAGCAGCTAGCGGGACACGTGTCATTTATATTCCTGGTAATCATGATGAGACTTTTCGCAATTACATAGATCAGACTCTGTTTGGTATTGAAGTCCACCAGCAGTTTATTCACACTACTAAGGCTAATAAACGATTTTTGCTGGTGCACGGCGATGACTTTGACTCTGCGACTCGCTATAACAAATTTATTAGTATAGTAGGTGATGTAGGATATGACTTTTTATTATTTTTAAACCGCTGGACAAATCGTATTCGAAAGGTATTTGGTGGTAATTACTACTCGCTTGCTGCATGGATCAAAACCCGCGTACACAAAGCACGTGAAGCAATTACAGCCTTTGAAGACGCTGCAATTCATGAAGCTAAAAAACAAAATGTAGATGGTATTATTTGTGGTCACATTCATCATCCAAAAATAAAAGTTGATGATGGAATTGTGTATTGCAACGATGGAGATTGGATTGAAAGCTGTACTGCTCTTGTAGAGCAGCAAGATGGGAGAATTGAGTTATTACATTGGTCAGATACACAAACCATACTTGATAGCGCTGATGTAACAAAACTAGCGACACCGATAGTCAGTTCAGTAAAGATTAAACCTAAAAAATCAGCTGCATAG
- a CDS encoding proline--tRNA ligase, giving the protein MRTSQYILATLKETPSDAEIVSHQLMLRAGMIRRVASGLYTWLPSGLRVLRKVENIVREEMDKAGAIEMLMPVIQPADLWEESGRWNEFGPELMRFTDRHNRTFALGPTHEEVITDFVRKEINSYKQLPVTLYQVQTKVRDERRPRFGVMRAREFTMKDAYSFHLSEECLDATYQAMHKAYCNIFERLNLDYRPVIADTGSIGGSVSHEFHVLAESGEDAIAFSDGSDYAANIEKAEALAPSEPRPEALKELKAFPTPDAKTINELKKHYGVKPHRGVKTLIVYGAPDENEVRSLVALILRGDHELNELKAEKHPLIDSPLEMATEADIVAAIGAKPGSLGPVGLSMPIIVDRSANVLADFVAGANKDGEHYSGINWDRDITDYEVADIRNIVEGDMSPCGQGVLQIKRGIEVGHIFQLGTKYSEAMKAGVLNEDGKNQTMTMGCYGIGVSRIVAAAIEQNNDQYGIIWPQPIAPFDLAIVPMNMHKSHRIPDIANTLYQGLKDAGLDVLFDDRKERPGVMFNDMELIGVPFTLVIGERNLDENKVELKNRRTGEKLMIDIDTAINAIKAAVKG; this is encoded by the coding sequence ATGCGTACAAGCCAATATATACTCGCAACACTCAAAGAAACGCCATCAGATGCTGAAATCGTATCGCATCAGTTAATGCTTAGAGCCGGTATGATCCGTCGCGTCGCTTCGGGTTTATACACTTGGTTACCCTCTGGTTTACGTGTGCTACGTAAAGTAGAAAATATTGTACGTGAAGAAATGGATAAAGCTGGTGCGATTGAAATGCTAATGCCTGTTATTCAACCTGCTGATTTATGGGAAGAGTCTGGTCGTTGGAATGAATTTGGTCCTGAGCTTATGCGCTTTACCGACCGTCATAACCGTACGTTTGCACTTGGCCCAACACACGAAGAAGTAATAACTGATTTCGTACGCAAAGAAATAAACAGCTACAAACAGCTGCCAGTCACTTTATACCAAGTACAAACTAAAGTACGCGACGAACGTCGACCTCGCTTTGGTGTTATGCGTGCACGTGAATTTACAATGAAAGATGCCTACTCTTTTCACTTAAGTGAAGAGTGTTTAGATGCAACTTATCAAGCAATGCACAAAGCATACTGTAATATTTTTGAGCGTCTAAATTTAGATTACCGCCCTGTTATAGCAGATACAGGCTCTATTGGTGGTAGCGTATCGCATGAGTTTCATGTACTTGCTGAATCGGGCGAAGATGCTATTGCATTTAGTGATGGCAGCGATTACGCCGCTAATATTGAAAAAGCAGAAGCCCTGGCACCAAGCGAGCCGCGCCCTGAAGCATTAAAAGAGCTAAAAGCATTTCCAACGCCTGACGCTAAAACAATTAACGAACTTAAAAAACACTACGGTGTTAAACCACATCGCGGTGTTAAAACGTTAATCGTATATGGTGCGCCTGATGAAAACGAAGTACGTAGTTTAGTTGCCTTGATACTGCGTGGCGATCACGAATTAAACGAGCTAAAAGCTGAAAAGCACCCGTTAATCGACTCTCCGCTTGAAATGGCAACAGAGGCTGATATTGTTGCTGCCATTGGTGCAAAACCAGGCTCACTTGGCCCTGTTGGCTTATCTATGCCAATTATTGTTGATAGGTCAGCTAACGTACTTGCTGATTTTGTGGCTGGTGCTAACAAAGACGGTGAACATTACAGCGGCATTAACTGGGATCGTGATATCACAGATTACGAAGTTGCTGATATTCGTAATATTGTTGAAGGCGATATGAGCCCATGTGGCCAAGGCGTTTTACAAATTAAACGTGGTATTGAAGTAGGGCATATTTTCCAACTGGGTACTAAATACTCAGAAGCAATGAAAGCTGGCGTATTAAACGAAGACGGCAAAAATCAAACAATGACTATGGGCTGTTACGGTATTGGTGTTTCGCGTATTGTTGCTGCTGCTATTGAACAAAACAACGATCAATACGGGATCATTTGGCCACAACCAATCGCGCCATTCGACTTAGCAATTGTGCCTATGAACATGCACAAATCGCATCGTATTCCAGATATTGCAAATACCCTTTATCAAGGTTTAAAAGATGCAGGCCTTGATGTATTGTTTGATGACCGTAAAGAGCGCCCAGGCGTAATGTTTAACGATATGGAGCTAATTGGTGTGCCATTCACACTTGTAATTGGCGAGCGCAACCTTGATGAAAACAAAGTTGAGCTTAAAAACCGCCGCACAGGTGAAAAGCTAATGATTGATATTGATACTGCAATCAATGCAATTAAAGCAGCCGTTAAAGGTTAA
- the tsaA gene encoding tRNA (N6-threonylcarbamoyladenosine(37)-N6)-methyltransferase TrmO, translated as MSDYTISAIGHIQSPYKQKFAIPRQPRLVPQAKAKLIFAPDFNREEFVRGLDEFTHIWLLFRFHETADKGYSAMVRPPRLGGNERKGVFATRATFRPNAIGMSAVKLEGIEYKNGQLSLLLAGIDLLDGTPIVDIKPYLPYSDSMPDASAGFADTRPETHMTVEFSAQAIEFVNAQTQYPDLHDFIANVLKQDPRPAYKKQKDGEQSYGMTLYNYNIRWQVNGEHNVVTNIEKN; from the coding sequence ATGAGCGATTATACCATTTCGGCTATTGGCCACATTCAATCTCCTTATAAACAGAAGTTTGCTATACCTAGGCAGCCTCGTTTAGTGCCACAAGCCAAGGCAAAACTTATTTTTGCACCTGATTTTAATCGCGAAGAGTTTGTACGTGGTTTAGATGAATTTACTCATATTTGGTTGTTATTTCGTTTTCATGAAACGGCCGATAAAGGTTATTCTGCGATGGTGCGCCCACCCCGTTTAGGTGGCAATGAGCGAAAAGGTGTATTTGCTACCCGCGCTACATTCAGACCAAACGCGATTGGTATGAGCGCCGTAAAACTTGAAGGTATTGAGTATAAAAACGGACAACTTAGTTTATTGCTCGCTGGCATTGATTTGCTTGATGGCACACCGATTGTTGACATAAAACCATATTTGCCTTATTCAGACTCAATGCCTGATGCAAGTGCTGGTTTTGCTGACACACGTCCAGAAACACATATGACGGTTGAATTTAGCGCACAAGCAATTGAGTTTGTTAATGCGCAAACGCAATATCCAGACTTACATGACTTTATAGCCAATGTTTTAAAACAAGATCCCCGCCCTGCCTATAAAAAACAAAAAGACGGCGAGCAGAGCTATGGTATGACTTTGTACAACTATAATATTCGCTGGCAAGTCAATGGTGAGCATAACGTAGTAACAAACATAGAAAAAAACTAA
- a CDS encoding outer membrane beta-barrel protein gives MIKTLSLSALALATLGFNSTAHADISDFDSPRIYTGIGYGQYSFEFEDSDNDTDFDDDAQMLKGYVGTQFNEYLSLELAYQNFDEVSDIDSKAEIDGVSLAARLGLPLSESFTVYAKGGWLEWDADYTQELPVGSISTSTDGGDAFYGAGIEYALTTNVQFRLEYERYKLDDDIDPDMDVASVSVQYMF, from the coding sequence ATGATTAAAACACTTTCTCTTTCTGCACTTGCATTAGCAACACTGGGTTTTAACTCTACAGCACACGCTGATATTTCTGATTTTGATTCTCCACGTATTTATACTGGTATCGGTTATGGTCAATATTCTTTTGAGTTTGAAGACAGTGATAACGACACTGACTTTGACGACGATGCACAAATGCTAAAGGGCTATGTTGGTACTCAATTTAACGAGTACTTAAGCTTAGAGCTTGCTTACCAAAACTTTGATGAAGTGAGTGACATAGACAGCAAAGCTGAAATTGATGGCGTATCTCTTGCCGCACGTTTGGGTCTGCCACTATCTGAAAGCTTCACTGTATACGCAAAAGGTGGTTGGCTTGAATGGGACGCAGACTACACACAAGAGTTACCAGTAGGCAGTATATCAACTTCTACAGATGGTGGTGATGCGTTTTACGGTGCAGGTATTGAATATGCACTAACAACAAATGTTCAATTTCGTTTAGAGTATGAACGTTACAAACTTGATGATGATATTGATCCAGATATGGATGTCGCATCAGTATCAGTTCAATACATGTTTTAA
- a CDS encoding acyl-CoA thioesterase gives MPSSKVVFRFLAEPTDVNFGGKVHGGAVMKWIDQAGYACAAGWSGHYCVTVSVAGVKFRRPILVGQIVEVEAKIAHTGKTSMQIFIQVRCGDPKTQNMVETNHCVISFIAMDETGYPIEVPSFQAVTDEDIKLENYAIKMKEIAIETENLLHKV, from the coding sequence ATGCCGTCGTCAAAAGTTGTTTTTCGTTTTTTAGCAGAGCCTACCGATGTGAATTTTGGTGGTAAAGTTCATGGTGGAGCCGTCATGAAATGGATTGACCAAGCTGGTTATGCGTGTGCTGCAGGATGGAGTGGCCATTATTGTGTAACGGTTTCGGTGGCGGGTGTTAAATTTAGACGCCCTATATTAGTTGGGCAAATTGTTGAAGTAGAAGCTAAAATAGCGCATACAGGTAAAACCAGCATGCAAATTTTTATTCAGGTGCGTTGTGGTGATCCAAAGACACAAAATATGGTTGAAACAAATCATTGTGTTATTAGTTTTATTGCTATGGATGAAACAGGTTACCCAATTGAAGTTCCCTCTTTTCAGGCTGTGACTGACGAAGATATTAAATTAGAAAACTACGCTATAAAAATGAAAGAAATAGCGATTGAAACCGAAAATTTATTACACAAAGTTTAG
- a CDS encoding electron transfer flavoprotein-ubiquinone oxidoreductase, translating to MVERETMEFDVVIVGAGPAGLASAIKLAQLAQEKQQECMICVVDKGSEVGAHVLSGAVFETKALDELLPNWQALGAPVTTKVTNDEIYWFNNEQKATSIPHFATPKTFHNEGNYIVSMGNVCRWLAEQAENLGVEIFPGFSAHSLIVEDHAVKGIITGDMGVDKDGNEKDGYMPGMELRAKYTIFAEGCRGHLGKQLINEFALDADSSPQHYGLGFKEIWQIDESKHELGKVVHGTGWPLSGDTNGGAFMYHSDNNQVVVGLIVDLNYSNPHLSPFDEFQRMKHHPVFKKVLEGGARIAYGARAIAKGGLHSLPKMHFAGGLIVGCDAGTLNFAKIKGNHTAMKSGMIAAEVIFEALQNELANTDLTHYQTAFEQSWVYKELYQSRNFGPAMHKLGKFIGGAYNTLDQNIFNGGLPFTFKDNTPDHSTLVDANAADKIAYPKPDGQLSFDKLSSVFLSNTNHEESQPCHLKLKDASIPINVNLVKFDEPAQRYCPAGVYEVQEVAGNKEFVINAQNCVHCKTCDIKDPSQNITWVTPEGAGGPNYPNM from the coding sequence ATGGTCGAACGTGAAACCATGGAATTTGATGTAGTTATTGTTGGTGCAGGCCCAGCGGGGCTTGCCAGCGCAATTAAACTCGCACAATTAGCACAAGAAAAACAACAAGAGTGCATGATCTGCGTAGTCGATAAGGGTTCTGAGGTTGGTGCACATGTACTCTCTGGTGCTGTTTTTGAAACAAAAGCGCTGGATGAATTACTGCCAAATTGGCAAGCACTTGGCGCACCAGTTACTACCAAAGTAACCAACGATGAGATTTATTGGTTTAATAATGAGCAAAAAGCGACATCAATCCCCCACTTTGCTACACCAAAAACATTTCACAACGAAGGTAACTACATTGTTTCAATGGGTAACGTCTGTCGCTGGCTTGCAGAGCAAGCTGAAAACTTAGGCGTAGAGATATTTCCAGGGTTTAGCGCGCATTCTTTAATCGTTGAGGATCACGCAGTAAAAGGCATTATTACTGGCGATATGGGTGTCGACAAAGACGGTAATGAAAAAGACGGTTACATGCCAGGCATGGAGCTTCGTGCAAAATACACTATTTTTGCTGAAGGTTGCCGTGGTCATTTAGGTAAGCAATTAATCAATGAATTTGCCCTTGATGCAGATTCATCACCACAGCATTACGGTTTAGGCTTTAAAGAAATTTGGCAAATTGATGAAAGTAAGCATGAGCTTGGTAAAGTTGTTCATGGTACGGGTTGGCCACTTAGCGGCGATACTAACGGTGGTGCATTTATGTATCACAGTGACAACAATCAGGTCGTTGTTGGTTTAATTGTTGATTTAAATTACTCAAACCCACATTTAAGCCCTTTTGATGAATTTCAGCGAATGAAACATCATCCAGTATTTAAAAAAGTACTTGAAGGTGGCGCACGTATTGCTTACGGTGCACGTGCAATTGCCAAAGGTGGTTTGCATTCATTACCAAAAATGCATTTTGCAGGTGGCTTAATTGTAGGGTGTGATGCAGGTACACTTAACTTTGCAAAAATTAAAGGTAATCACACCGCTATGAAATCAGGAATGATTGCCGCTGAGGTTATTTTTGAAGCATTGCAAAATGAGTTGGCAAATACCGATTTAACTCATTATCAAACTGCGTTTGAGCAATCGTGGGTATATAAAGAGCTATATCAATCTCGTAACTTTGGCCCTGCTATGCACAAACTCGGTAAGTTTATAGGGGGGGCGTATAACACGCTTGATCAAAACATTTTTAATGGTGGTTTACCGTTTACGTTTAAAGATAATACGCCCGATCACTCGACCCTTGTTGATGCTAACGCCGCTGACAAAATAGCGTACCCAAAACCAGATGGACAATTGAGCTTTGATAAACTCTCGAGCGTGTTTTTATCAAATACTAACCACGAAGAATCACAACCGTGTCATTTAAAGCTCAAAGATGCGTCAATTCCTATCAACGTAAACTTAGTTAAGTTTGATGAGCCCGCGCAGCGTTATTGCCCAGCAGGCGTTTACGAAGTACAAGAAGTAGCGGGAAATAAAGAGTTTGTTATTAACGCCCAAAACTGTGTGCACTGTAAAACCTGTGACATTAAAGACCCTAGTCAAAATATTACATGGGTAACCCCAGAGGGTGCTGGTGGACCAAACTACCCTAATATGTAA
- a CDS encoding electron transfer flavoprotein subunit beta/FixA family protein — protein sequence MKVLVPIKRVIDYNVKARVKNDNSDVDLTNVKMAMNPFCEIAIEEAIRLKEAGTATEVIAVTIGPKASQEQLRTALALGADKAIHIETDEKLESLHIAKLLAKVVAQESPELVILGKQSIDSDNNQTGQMLAALTARGQGTFASKMVINDGKVNVTREVDGGLQTVALSLPAVVTTDLRLNEPRYASLPNIMKAKRKPLEVIAADSLGVDLTPRIQLMRVEEPAKRTAGIIVEDVAQLVEKLKTEAKVI from the coding sequence ATGAAAGTTCTCGTACCAATAAAAAGAGTGATAGATTACAACGTAAAAGCACGCGTTAAAAATGACAACAGTGATGTTGATTTAACCAATGTAAAAATGGCAATGAATCCGTTTTGCGAAATAGCTATAGAAGAAGCAATACGTTTAAAAGAAGCAGGAACCGCGACTGAAGTCATTGCTGTAACTATTGGTCCAAAAGCGTCGCAAGAGCAATTGCGTACCGCACTAGCACTGGGCGCAGATAAAGCCATTCACATCGAAACCGATGAAAAGCTCGAGTCACTTCATATTGCAAAGCTTCTGGCTAAAGTTGTAGCGCAAGAGTCACCAGAACTTGTCATTTTAGGTAAGCAGTCAATTGACTCAGATAATAATCAAACAGGTCAAATGCTCGCTGCGCTTACTGCTCGTGGGCAGGGGACATTTGCATCAAAAATGGTTATTAACGATGGCAAAGTAAACGTGACCCGTGAAGTTGATGGCGGCCTGCAGACAGTAGCACTGAGTTTACCTGCGGTTGTGACAACAGATTTACGATTAAACGAGCCTCGTTACGCATCACTGCCAAATATTATGAAGGCCAAGCGTAAGCCGCTTGAAGTAATAGCAGCTGATTCATTAGGTGTTGATTTAACACCACGCATTCAATTAATGCGTGTAGAAGAGCCAGCTAAACGCACCGCAGGAATTATTGTTGAAGACGTTGCACAGCTTGTAGAAAAATTAAAAACAGAGGCAAAGGTGATTTAA
- a CDS encoding electron transfer flavoprotein subunit alpha/FixB family protein has product MKTLVIAEHDNGALKPETSKTINAAVKMGFPVDVLIAGNSLSTMSAQVASIDGVANVLVADNSVYKHQLAESMADLVLSLSGNYSHIVASATTTGKNFMPRVAALLDVAQISEIIAVVDADTFKRPIYAGNAIATVKSLDSKKVITVRASSFDLQGEQSVVAVTNIDTVSDSQLSRFVSVEQTESERPELTAATVVISGGRGMQNGENFALLNGIADKLGAAIGASRAAVDAGFVPNDMQVGQTGKIVAPNLYIAVGISGAIQHLAGMKDSKVIVAINKDPDAPIFQVADYGLVADLFDVLPELEQAL; this is encoded by the coding sequence ATGAAAACACTCGTAATTGCAGAGCACGACAACGGTGCCTTAAAACCAGAAACCTCAAAAACTATTAACGCTGCAGTAAAAATGGGTTTTCCTGTTGATGTACTTATTGCAGGTAACAGCCTAAGCACAATGAGCGCACAAGTTGCCAGCATTGATGGCGTAGCTAATGTTTTAGTTGCCGATAATAGCGTTTATAAACATCAGTTAGCTGAGAGCATGGCTGATTTAGTTTTATCGCTTAGTGGCAACTACAGCCACATAGTTGCAAGTGCAACGACAACAGGCAAAAACTTTATGCCACGTGTTGCTGCGCTATTAGATGTTGCACAAATTTCTGAAATTATCGCAGTAGTGGACGCCGATACATTTAAACGTCCAATTTATGCTGGTAATGCAATCGCCACGGTTAAATCACTCGATAGTAAAAAAGTAATTACCGTACGCGCAAGTAGCTTTGATTTACAAGGTGAGCAATCTGTTGTTGCTGTGACTAATATTGATACAGTGTCTGATTCGCAATTAAGTCGCTTTGTAAGTGTTGAACAAACTGAATCAGAACGTCCAGAGCTAACTGCCGCGACAGTGGTTATATCGGGTGGTCGTGGTATGCAAAATGGCGAAAACTTCGCGTTGCTTAATGGCATTGCTGATAAGCTAGGCGCTGCTATTGGCGCATCGCGCGCTGCAGTTGATGCAGGCTTTGTACCTAATGACATGCAAGTAGGGCAAACGGGTAAAATTGTCGCGCCTAACTTGTATATAGCTGTTGGTATTAGTGGTGCAATTCAACATTTAGCGGGCATGAAAGACTCAAAAGTAATCGTAGCTATCAATAAAGACCCCGATGCACCTATTTTTCAAGTCGCTGATTACGGTTTAGTCGCTGACTTATTTGATGTGTTACCAGAGCTTGAACAAGCGCTCTAA
- a CDS encoding acyltransferase family protein — MARYKALDAMRGLTVALMILVNTPGSWSHIYAPLLHADWHGCTPTDIIFPFFMFMIGSAMFFSFNKSDHLGNSKQVLRIIKRGVIIFAIGLVLNYYPFISNIENLRILGVLQRIGIAYILASVCALVLNRNGILMLSLIVLVLYWLLLLSVGAEKAYTLEYNVVRLVDITVLGESHLWQGKGFAFDPEGLLSTIPSIVSVLLGFETTRLLANTQNKWTSIKRLVLIGAAGIIIAQLGDIIMPINKSLWTSTYVIYTSAIACITLAFFVWLCDIVKPLTIVESLIVYGSNPLFIYVLSGVWVMSYALVSIGQLTLDDWLYQHLALIFTAKLASLIYALLHVVGFWLIAKVLHKRRIFIKI; from the coding sequence ATGGCAAGGTATAAAGCACTTGATGCTATGCGAGGGTTAACGGTAGCGTTAATGATACTGGTAAACACGCCTGGTTCGTGGTCTCATATTTACGCCCCCTTGTTACACGCAGACTGGCATGGGTGTACGCCAACGGATATCATTTTTCCATTTTTTATGTTTATGATTGGCTCTGCAATGTTTTTTTCATTCAATAAATCTGACCATTTAGGTAATTCAAAGCAGGTTTTACGGATTATAAAGCGCGGCGTAATTATTTTTGCTATAGGTTTGGTCTTAAATTATTACCCATTTATAAGCAATATCGAAAACCTAAGAATACTCGGTGTATTACAACGTATTGGCATAGCCTACATTTTAGCGTCTGTGTGCGCGCTCGTGCTAAATAGGAATGGGATATTAATGCTATCGCTTATTGTGTTAGTACTTTATTGGCTATTGCTATTAAGCGTAGGTGCAGAAAAAGCATACACGCTAGAATATAACGTCGTTAGGTTGGTGGATATTACCGTATTGGGTGAGTCGCATTTATGGCAAGGCAAAGGGTTTGCTTTTGATCCAGAAGGGTTGTTGAGCACCATCCCAAGTATCGTAAGTGTATTACTAGGTTTTGAGACCACTCGCCTATTAGCTAATACTCAAAACAAATGGACAAGTATAAAACGCCTCGTTTTAATTGGCGCAGCAGGGATTATCATCGCACAGCTAGGCGATATTATTATGCCAATTAATAAATCATTATGGACAAGCACCTATGTTATTTACACATCAGCGATTGCCTGTATTACATTAGCTTTTTTTGTCTGGCTTTGCGACATAGTAAAACCACTCACTATTGTTGAGTCGTTGATTGTTTATGGCTCAAATCCGCTGTTTATCTATGTGCTCTCTGGAGTATGGGTAATGAGCTATGCGTTGGTAAGCATAGGGCAGTTAACTCTAGATGATTGGTTATATCAACATTTAGCGTTAATATTTACCGCAAAATTGGCATCATTGATTTACGCGCTGTTACACGTTGTGGGCTTTTGGCTGATAGCAAAGGTGCTTCATAAACGGCGTATATTTATAAAAATCTAA
- the asnS gene encoding asparagine--tRNA ligase — protein sequence MSHLAISELLKGNVAVDSQVTIKGWIRTRRDSKAGISFLAVHDGSCFDPIQAVVPNSLNNYDEVTSLTAGCSVSVTGVLVQSAGQGQSYEIQANTVTVLGWVENPDSYPMSAKRHSIEYLREHAHLRPRTNMIGAVTRVRNCLAQAIHRFYHEQGFYWISTPIITASDCEGAGEMFRVSTLDMQNLPLTDKGDVDYSEDFFGKEAFLTVSGQLNGETYASAMSKIYTFGPTFRAENSNTSRHLAEFWMVEPEVAFADLEDIAKLAENMLKYVFKAVLEERRDDMEFFAQRVEKTAITRLEEFVDKDFAQVDYTDAVEILKNCGKKFEYAVEWGVDLQSEHERYLAEEHFKAPVVIKNYPRDIKAFYMRQNEDGKTVAAMDVVAPGIGEIIGGSQREERLDVLDARLEEMGLNKEDYSWYRDLRKYGSVPHSGFGLGFERLVAYVTGMGNVRDVIAFPRTKGSATY from the coding sequence ATGAGCCATTTAGCGATTTCAGAGCTATTAAAAGGCAATGTTGCGGTAGACAGCCAAGTAACAATTAAGGGCTGGATCCGTACTCGCCGCGATTCAAAAGCAGGAATTTCATTTTTAGCCGTTCATGACGGTTCGTGTTTTGATCCTATTCAAGCGGTAGTTCCTAATTCACTGAATAATTATGATGAAGTTACTAGCTTAACAGCCGGTTGTTCTGTGTCGGTTACTGGTGTTTTAGTACAATCTGCTGGCCAAGGTCAATCTTACGAAATTCAAGCTAACACTGTGACTGTGTTAGGTTGGGTAGAAAACCCAGATTCATACCCAATGTCGGCAAAGCGCCACAGCATTGAGTACTTACGTGAGCACGCTCACCTTCGCCCTCGTACAAATATGATTGGCGCGGTAACTCGTGTACGTAACTGTTTAGCGCAAGCTATTCACCGTTTTTACCACGAGCAAGGCTTTTACTGGATCAGCACGCCAATCATTACGGCCAGTGACTGTGAAGGCGCGGGTGAGATGTTCCGTGTATCAACGCTTGATATGCAAAACTTACCGCTTACAGACAAAGGCGATGTTGATTACAGCGAAGATTTCTTCGGTAAAGAAGCATTTCTTACTGTATCTGGCCAGTTAAACGGTGAAACTTACGCGTCTGCAATGTCAAAAATTTACACCTTTGGCCCAACATTCCGTGCTGAGAACTCAAATACATCTCGCCACCTTGCAGAATTTTGGATGGTCGAGCCTGAAGTTGCGTTTGCCGATTTAGAAGACATCGCAAAACTTGCTGAAAACATGCTTAAGTATGTATTTAAAGCCGTACTTGAAGAGCGCCGTGATGACATGGAATTTTTTGCACAACGCGTAGAAAAAACCGCAATTACGCGTTTAGAAGAATTTGTAGATAAAGATTTTGCACAAGTTGATTACACCGACGCTGTAGAAATCCTTAAAAACTGTGGTAAAAAGTTTGAGTACGCTGTTGAATGGGGTGTAGATTTACAGTCTGAGCATGAACGATACCTTGCAGAAGAGCACTTTAAAGCACCGGTAGTTATTAAAAACTACCCGCGCGATATTAAAGCATTTTACATGCGCCAAAACGAAGACGGAAAAACCGTTGCTGCAATGGACGTAGTAGCACCGGGCATTGGTGAGATCATTGGTGGTTCACAACGTGAAGAACGCCTAGATGTACTTGATGCACGCTTAGAAGAAATGGGCTTAAACAAAGAAGATTACAGCTGGTACCGAGATTTACGTAAATACGGTAGCGTACCACATTCAGGCTTTGGTTTAGGCTTTGAACGCTTAGTTGCTTATGTAACAGGTATGGGCAACGTACGTGACGTTATTGCCTTCCCGCGTACGAAAGGCAGTGCAACTTACTAA
- a CDS encoding ATP-binding protein: protein MKQVFILRGLPGSGKSYYAQNLADELGGADESQYLICSTDDYFINEQGEYHFDKFKLPQFHNLNLARFISALAQGTPLVIVDNTNIKKWEFVAYSQAAIALGYQVKEVIVGEVKDKSMQHLYAKRNSHHIPLKTISKMAYMFEW, encoded by the coding sequence ATGAAACAAGTTTTTATATTACGAGGGCTACCAGGAAGCGGTAAGTCTTATTATGCGCAGAATCTTGCCGACGAATTAGGGGGAGCTGACGAAAGCCAGTACCTAATATGCTCAACAGATGATTATTTTATTAATGAACAGGGTGAGTATCATTTTGATAAATTTAAATTACCGCAATTTCATAATCTAAATTTAGCGCGTTTTATAAGCGCACTTGCTCAGGGTACACCTTTGGTAATTGTAGATAATACCAATATTAAAAAGTGGGAATTTGTAGCGTATTCGCAAGCCGCTATTGCTCTAGGTTATCAAGTAAAAGAAGTGATTGTCGGTGAAGTGAAAGACAAATCTATGCAGCACTTATACGCTAAACGCAACTCTCATCACATCCCACTAAAAACGATTAGCAAAATGGCGTATATGTTTGAGTGGTAA